The Arachis ipaensis cultivar K30076 chromosome B07, Araip1.1, whole genome shotgun sequence genomic interval ACAAAGACAATATATTTAAAGATattgaattagtatattttgtgtctatcctgacaaaaaagacacaaaaacactaacaagagacacactttattttttattttttttattatttttattaattttttataattatattttttattattataNNNNNNNNNNNNNNNNNNNNNNNNNNNNNNNNNNNNNNNNNNNNNNNNNNNNNNNNNNNNNNNNNNNNNNNNNNNNNNNNNNNNNNNNNNNNNNNNNNNNNNNNNNNNNNNNNNNNNNNNNNNNNNNNNNNNNNNNNNNNNNNNNNNNNNNNNNNNNNNNNNNNNNNNNNNNNNNNNNNNNNNNNNNNNNNNNNNNNNNNNNNNNNNNNNNNNNNNNNNNNNNNNNNNNNNNNNNNNNNNNNNNNNNNNNNNNNNNNNNNNNNNNNNNNNNNNNNNNNNNNNNNNNNNNNNNNNNNNNNNNNNNNNNNNNNNNNNNNNNNNNNNNNNNNNNNNNNNNNNNNNNNNNNNNNNNNNNNNNNNNNNNNNNNNNNNNNNNNNNNNNNNNNNNNNNNNNNNNNNNNNNNNNNNNNNNNNNNNNNNNNNNNNNNNNNNNNNNNNNNNNNNNNNNNNNNNNNNNNNNNNNNNNNNNNNNNNNNNNNNNNNNNNNNNNNNNNNNNNNNNNNNNNNNNNNNNNNNNNNNNNNNNNNNNNNNNNNNNNNNNNNNNNNNNNNNNNNNNNNNNNNNNNNNNNNNNNNNNNNNNNNNNNNNNNNNNNNNNNNNNNNNNNNNNNNNNNNNNNNNNNNNNNNNNNNNNNNNNNNNNNNNNNNNNNNNNNNNNNNNNNNNNNNNNNNNNNNNNNNNNNNNNNNNNNNNNNNNNNNNNNNNNNNNNNNNNNNNNNNNNNNNNNNNNNNNNNNNNNNNNtttttttttttaaattgagaattttaatttattattaatcaaaatacaaaaatataaaattttatgtcATTTCAGTATTTTATCTTGTCTTCTTCTCATAAAAATATGCAGTCCAATAGAATTTGTTTTAGACGAATACTAGACTTTCAATTAATTGAATATAGAATAGTTAATTTAGATGATCTTTCTTTTAATGCAAATACGATTTTTGTATTATTAATATAGCTACATTTAATGATATTAATAATGATATTAATAGTTTATTTACATCTGATGACGACGAAAAGATGTTGATATtaagagaattttttttattagataaaATACGGTAAATAATTTAGCTAAAATCAAATTCGTCAAAATAAGTGTTTAAATATTGATAAATTTTAGACAAAAGGATAAAtagatttttgattttttttatggatATTTTTATCTTTGAtgattaaaaaatacttttaagtttctGACGTCTTTAAAAGTTGGACGGATCGATCTCTCCATCTAAATGCCTCTGTCAGACTCAATGGAAAAGTCTGACGTGGCTCCCGTAAtgtttgtcatgcgtacgcgtcgcctggcaGACTTTcctctcacgtgtacgcgtgtgTCGCCATGaattcagcaaatcctcatttcttcttAAAttatccactttgcatgctttttttccatttctttcaagTCATTTTtgccttcaaaactttaaatcactcaaacaaacatatcaaggcatcgaatggaagaaaagtaaattaatttTAGCAATTTAAtagcctagaaagcatgttttcaatcattaagcacatttaggagaaattcacaaaaccatgctattttagtgaataaatgtgaaaaaaattgataaaatctacCAAATTCAATAATAAAATTGTGGTTCACCAACTTTTCcatacttaaatattagcatgtcttcatgctaaactCTTGTGGTTCATCAACTAATATGCAAAATAcatctacctacttagttaaaaataaatcaatctccaagaacatatatgaacaagtagggctaaaatagtatgatgatttatgaattccactaattcaaatctcaaaatgaagTATAAATATACTTGTAAGAAAAAAGCTCGTAAAAGTAAGGAACAAGGGATTGAACATCGAACCCTCagcggaagtgtttgcactctaatctctctagtgtttgaAGGTCGATTCTCTTCATTCTCTACTAATGTTGCTTTCTaaagcttgctcttcttctaccaatcaacatatattcaatgcatggatacacatatcaagaggtcttttcaagggttgtaatggattagggctaaatttaatttacttttctcctatttgatgccttgatatgtttgtttgagtgatttaaagttttgaaggcaagaatgacttgaaagaaatgaaaaaaaaaagcatacaaagtggagaattcatgaaaaaatgagAATTTGTTGAATTcatggcgacgcatacgcgtgacacacTTGTACGCATGAGAAAAAAGTCTGTCAGACGACACatacgcgtgactcacgcgtacacgtgataagTATTATCGAAGTCACGTCAGACTTTTCTATTAAATCTGACAAAAACATAACATTTAAACAAAAAGATCGATCTGTCCAATTTTTAAGAACGTCAAAAACttaatttttcaataattaaagacaaaaatatttacaataaataAAAGACAAAAATCTATTTATTCTTTTCTCTAAATTTTAGATGAGGACGATGTCTTTTCAGTCCTATAAAATAGCATATCATTACGTGTTTTTCACTTGGCCTTTTCGAATTACCACAAGCTTTTGTCTTCTTTTCGGATTGGTCAAATTGTTAGGCGCACTTAGTGGATTATTATATTTGTAAATTTGTAAGTGGTGTGTTTACAAACTTAATTTAATGATaaagttatataataataaaatagtatATATGTTCACTAATAATTAACGACCAAAGTTACAAtaatcttttatttaatttatttttaatatatatttatattttaatatatatttatattttaatatatatttatattttaatatatatttatattttaatatatatttatattttaatatatatttatattttaatatatatttatattttaatatatatttatattttaatatatatttatattttaatatatatttatattttaatatatatttatattttaatatatatttatattttaatatatatttatattttaatatatatttatattttaatatatatttatataaaatatatactaatttttattatatgtatatagtatttttattttctaatataGTAATTGTCAGCTAGAATATTTCATACATATATAATTTTAGAATACAAATaaagaattaatttaattaataatattaataaatattttttattataaaatcctttttaaaaaacataaaatcatttttttaaaaaaacattttttatgcCGTTAATATTAACTGTTTTTGTATATTATCTATACCGTATTATTCTATATATTAAATGTCCTTATTAATCTGAAAAACCACCAGTAGAAATTGATATATATTTGATTTATTAGCTGTACATCATTTTAATTCATAtccgtgaagttgataactgaaaacttataaataatttgattgatttaacTACATTCTTATATAATGATTATCCACTGTCAACTTAACGTGGTAAAGTAGAGTGCACCTCATCAGTGACTTTTCACCTTCAACAAATTAGAAAACAAAGGCAAAACAAAATCAATTTGCATTCAGGTGGCCAGTTGGATTTCTCATTGCCCATCATATGAAGATCAGAGAAGGTGATAGGCGACGTTTGACTAAAACCTCAAGCGGTGTGGTTTTGATGATTGTGAGGCCAAACGTCGCACTCATATCAACAGGAGCATCTGAGGGAGTTGTGACCTCAAACGCATGCAAGAATGCAGCTAATGCCAATTTCGTCATTTGAAGCCCAAATGACGCACCGGGGCAAACCCTTCTTCCGCCGCCAAACGGAAGAAGCTCGAAATGCTGACCCTTCACATCCACATCTTTGTGTGCGCTTAGAAACCTCTCTGGTTTAAATTCCATTGGATCTGACCATACGCGAGGGTCTCTGTGAAGCTTCCAAAGGTTCAAGAGCATTCGAGTACCTGCTTTGATATGATAACCCCCTAAGCTACAATCCTCTGTGAATTCACGAGGTCCTGATAGTGGTCCAGCGGGGTACAATCGCATCGATTCTTTGACCACAGCTTCAAGGTATGTTAGTTTGTTAACATCTGATTCCTTCACCACTCTTTCTTTTCCTACCTTATCGTCTAGCTCGTCTTGAACTTTCTTTAGAATGTGGCGATGATTTAGCAGTAACGAAAGTGTCCATGTcatggtaactgttgttgtatcAGTTGCCGCTGAAATTATCATCTGCAAATAATGCAAAAGAGTTAATTACCATTATCTTTAACAAATAAAAGCCATCATTAAATTTCTTCTAAACTACAGTGGAGCATACCAAACAAGTGGCTTTGATGACAGTGTCAAGATGATAACCGTTAAGATGAGCACTATCAAGAACAGAAAGCAGGACGTCAATGAAGTCTTGCTCTATTGAGTTCTCACTCTCATGATCATCAgagtctcttcttcttctccgatGCTCTTCCAACCATTCGGACACGATCTCGTCCATCTCTTTAGCggtcttcttcatctctttcacTTGGCCACCAAGATCAACCCACCCAAGACAGGGAATGGCGTCCCCAATCACAACCACCCCCATCAGGCGAAAGAACTCCCTGAACGCCCTCCTGATCCTCCGGACTTCTCGTTCCTCATCTTTGCTTCTTCTTGCTCTATATCTCTTCCCGGCAACCATTTTCAGAACAACGTTGAGGTTCAAATCCCCCAGCCACTTCTTCATCTCCACCATCAAATCACCATCTCTTTTCTCTGCACATTTTCTGTACACCTCTTTCATTGATGCCTCCACCTCTGAATCTCTAACACCTCGAAGCATCTCGAACCGACGAGTGGAGAGTAACTCTGAAGTGGTTATCTTACGCATCTCGCGCCATAAATCACCGTAAGGAGCGAACCCAAAGTTGACATAGTCGTGTGCCAGAATCTTTGCGGCAGTGAACTTGGGACGAGAAGAGACAACGACATCGAGGGTCGTGAAACACT includes:
- the LOC107610181 gene encoding cytochrome P450 CYP82D47, giving the protein MIHAIVVGILIVSCYLYLTKRAAPRDDCRRPPMADGGWPLIGHLHLLGGSSGKPPYVTLGNLADKYGPIFSIRIGVHNAVVVSSWELARECFTTLDVVVSSRPKFTAAKILAHDYVNFGFAPYGDLWREMRKITTSELLSTRRFEMLRGVRDSEVEASMKEVYRKCAEKRDGDLMVEMKKWLGDLNLNVVLKMVAGKRYRARRSKDEEREVRRIRRAFREFFRLMGVVVIGDAIPCLGWVDLGGQVKEMKKTAKEMDEIVSEWLEEHRRRRRDSDDHESENSIEQDFIDVLLSVLDSAHLNGYHLDTVIKATCLMIISAATDTTTVTMTWTLSLLLNHRHILKKVQDELDDKVGKERVVKESDVNKLTYLEAVVKESMRLYPAGPLSGPREFTEDCSLGGYHIKAGTRMLLNLWKLHRDPRVWSDPMEFKPERFLSAHKDVDVKGQHFELLPFGGGRRVCPGASFGLQMTKLALAAFLHAFEVTTPSDAPVDMSATFGLTIIKTTPLEVLVKRRLSPSLIFI